The sequence below is a genomic window from Streptomyces sp. NBC_00289.
GGGTACGCCTACCTGGGCGCGACCGGAACCGGCACGACGGACGTCTCGACGTGGACCCCGGACTCCGCCTCCTGGAAGCAGCTCACGACGACCTTCAGCACGGGCGCCTCGACCACGTCCGTGACGGTCTACACGCACGGCTGGTACGGCCAGGCCGCCTACTACGCGGACGACCTGTCGGTGTACGGCCCCGACGGCGGCGGTGGCGGAGACCCCGCGCCGACGATCCCCGGGGCCCCGGCCGGCCTGAACGTCTCGGGCACCAGCTCCTCCTCCGTCTCCCTGGCCTGGAACACCGTCTCGGGCGCCACCGGCTACAACGTCTACCGCAACGGCACGAAGGTGACGGCCGTGTCGGGCACCTCGGCGACGGTGACCGGCCTCGCCGCCTCCACGTCGTACTCGTTCCAGGTCACCGCGACCAACGCGGCCGGTGAGTCGGCGAAGTCGGCCGCGGTGACGGGGACGACGACGGCGACCGGCACCGGCGGCGGCACGGTTCCCCAGCACGCGGTGACCGGCTACTGGCAGAACTTCAACAACGGGGCGACGGTCCAGAAGATCTCTGCCGTGTCCTCCCAGTACGACATCATCGCGGTGGCGTTCGCGGACGCCACGACGACGCCGGGGGCCGTGACCTTCAACCTGGACTCGGCCGGGCTGGGCGGCTACACCGTCGACCAGTTCAAGGCGGACATCAAGGCGAAGCAGGCGGCCGGGAAGAAGGTCATCGTCTCGGTCGGCGGCCAGAACGGCACGGTGTCCATCAACGACACGACGTCGGCGACGAACTTCGCGAACTCGGTGTACTCCCTGATGCAGACGTACGGCTTCGACGGCGTCGACATCGACCTGGAGAACGGGCTCAACCCGACGTACATGACGCAGGCGCTCCGTTCCCTCGCCGCCAAGGCCGGGTCCTCCCTCGTCCTCACGATGGCGCCGCAGACGATCGACATGCAGTCGACGTCCAACGGCTACTTCCAGACGGCGCTGAACGTGAAGGACATCCTCACGGTCGTCAACATGCAGTACTACAACAGCGGTTCCATGCTGGGCTGCGACGGCAAGGTGTACAGCCAGGGCTCGGTGGACTTCCTGACCGCCCTCGCCTGCATCCAGCTGGAGGGAGGCCTCGCCCCGTCCCAGGTGGGCCTCGGCCTGCCGGCCTCGACGAGCGGCGCGGGCAGCGGCTACGTCTCCCCGACCGTGGTGAACAACGCCCTGGACTGCCTGACCAAGGGCACGGGCTGCGGCACATTCAAGCCGTCGAAGACGTACCCCGGCCTGCGGGGGGCGATGACCTGGTCGACGAACTGGGACGCGACGGCGGGCAACGCGTGGTCCAACGCGGTGGGTCCACACGTGCACGCGCTGCCGTAACGGCGCCCCGATGACCTGACCGCCTCTGCCCACGGTGTGTGGGCGGGGGCGGTCACCCTGGCGGGGCCGCCTCGCCGCACCGCCCGCTGCCGGCCAGGACACCGGCGTACGGCTGCCCCGGAACCCGCGGTCAGACGAAGAGGAGCCGATCGGTGACGGTCGGGCTCGGGAACGCTCGGATGACCAGCCTGCCGGAGTGCTCGTCCGACTCGAACTCCAGTGAGACGTAGGTGGCGCCCGACTCCGCGTGCACCGTCATACGAGTCGCGCCTTCACGGAACAGGTCGAGGATTTCGTCGCCACCACCGTTCCTCCAGCGAACCCTCACTGATCTGGCGAGAGCGTCGTAAGAGAGGAGGACCGCTCGACGCCCTCGCCCCGCAGTGTGAGCAGGCGCGCCTCGCTGCCCTCCTCGGCCTCGGGCCACTCGCCGATCGCTTCGAGGATCTCCTGATCGCCCGGCACGACGAACTCTCGGTACATGACTTCTCCGAAGGGTGTGGCTGGTGGTTGCGGGACGGTGGTGGCCGGAGGTCGCGACGGATGACGCCGGGCCGCTGCACCGCGTCACCACTTCACGACGACCCCCTTGCCGAACAGGGTTGCCGCTTCTTGCTGGGAGACCTCCATCAGCGCCTCCCGCGTGTACGCCTCGATGTCGTCCACATAGGCAGGCCGGTTCGGCCGACGGGAGCAGAAGGTGACGTTCGCGGTGAGTACGTCGTCCGCCAGTCCGCCCGCGGCCAGGGACACGTATCCGAGCATCGGCCACGACAGCGTCGGCGGCACAGCCAGGAGATCCGTGCAGACGTAGCCGAGGGAACGGCGCAGCAGCGTTTCGAGCTGGGTGAGGACCTCGTTTCACCGTCGTCCGGCTTCAGGGGCTGTCGGAGGCCAGGTAGGCGCGCGTCTTCGCCAGACGCAGCGTCTCGGCTCGGAACGCGATTCCTGAGCTCTCCGTGCCTAGGAGCACCCTGAAACCTCCTCCCTCAACGGAGGCGAGATCGATCGCTCTCGCCTCACCGGCGCCCCACCCTGTCACTCGGAGTCTCTCGACTCCGGCGAAAACGAGGTAGAACTCGAAGGCGTTGAGACCCTTCTCCTCCCACTCCGGAGCAGGACTCGAAGGGAAATTCCGCGTATCGAAGCCCAGCGTCACGGAGTTTTCGCGTTCGTCGATGTGCACGTAGAAGAGATCACAGGCCTCCGGCGGCGGCAGAGAACCCGCGTACTGCGGTCCGAGGAATTCCTCCGACGCGAGGAGTCGCGTCCAGTCAGCGGGCATAGAAAGTCTTCTCATGAGTCGCGGGCAGGGCTGAGAAGCGTCGGGCGTCGACCTTGCTCAGAAACAGGTGAGGGCCGTCGTCCGATCCGTCGGGGTGGGAGGCGAAGGCGCTCACATGGCCGATGCGGACCGATTCGTTGGATTCGAATTCCACCTTCACCCCGCCGCCTCGAAAAGTCACCCGCATTCGTCGCTCCGCACCCCGCGGTGCCACGTCCAGGCTGCCGACAGCCGGCGGCGTCCACTCGGTCAGACGGATGTCCTCCACCGCGAGGAACTGGAGCTGGCACTGCACGGTGTCCGCACCCGCCTCGATCCACTCGGTCGGCGGGACGTCCGGAAATGCGGGCAGGTCGACACGCAGGGCAACCGTCGGTCCGCGCCAGTCCAGATTGATCGAGCGGATTCTGACGCGGCTCCAGTCCAAGGGGTGTCCGTAGAGCGACCGGAGCATGTCCGGATTGACGAGGTGATCCTCAATGGTCATGGCAGGGGTGGATGTCTCAGCACGCTTCCGGGGGTCAGCAGTTCTGTCGAGTCACCGAGGAGAGTGACCTTCCCGGAGTGCACCGTGTCCAACTGCTCCACAGATTTTCCGTACCACTCGATCTTCTCCAACCTCAGCCGAGTCGGGTTCTCCATTTTTTCCTCCCCTGGGAACTCGACCAGGAATTCCATACCCAGCACGGCCGTTCCCTCGATGCAGCGCACCACACATACGCGGGTGCGCGGGTCACGTACTGGGAAGACTTCCAGGACACTCAGCGCAGAACTCTCAGGCACGTTCGTGTGCCTCCTCACGTACGACGGCCCCCGCCAGCGGCGACGAACCAAGCGGGCAGTTCGTACGAACGGTCATCTCCCGTTCCCGAGAAGGGTTGCTGCTTCTTCCTGGGAGCATCGGCCACGACATCTTCGGTGGCACAGCCAGCAGACCCGTGCAGGCGTAGCCGAGGGAGCGGCGCAGCAGCGTTTCGAGCCTTGCCGGGCCCGAGGCCGGGAGGTCGTGGTCCATCATGCCTCGACCGTTCACTGTGGCCTCGTGGTGGATCACGTCGTGGAACTCCGCGCGACCGCCGCCCGAGTAGCCGGAACGCAACGCTGTCAGCAGCTGCGCGTCACCGTCCATGGTCCAGCCCGCACGGACGACGGCGCGGAACGCGTCGGGCACGTCCTCCTCCGAGGCGTGCGGTGCCACCGGTCCGAGCAGCCGGTCCATCCTGGCGTTTGTCCTCACCGTTCGTCGTCGCCTCTCTTCACGGAAGTGAGGGCGTGATGAACTCGAGTACGTTGCCGGTAAGGGGGTTTCCGCACACCGGGCACTCCGTTCGGTACGAGTGGACGCGCGCGCGGTCGGTGCTGTCGGGGAACAGCGGCAGCACGACATCCAGAGCGACCACGCGGAGGTCGGCGCCGCAGGGCGGATGCGTGATGTCGAGCGGTTCCCCGATGACGGCGCCGGCGAAGTCCGCCTCGGTCGCCGTCCCGGAAGCCACGCGCCTGTCGAGGGACTCCAGGTCCGTCCCGTCGCTCCAGTGCAGGTAGTAGCGGTGCAGTGGCCAACCCGGGCGTCCGCGCACCAGGATGCGGCGCATCCGCGGGTGGTCGGCGAGCAGACGGTCCTCCAGCTCGTCGAACCCGGCGATCGGCTCGTCCGCCTCGACGAGCTCGCCGGCGGGAAAGTATCGCGTCTCCCATTTCCGGAAGGTCATGGTCAGCCCGCCCACGGTTCCACCTTGATCATGTTGGGGATGAGGACCTCGCTCTCTCCTGCTCCGGGCAGGCTCTGCCAGATCCCCTCACTCGGATCGATCATGGCACGGTAGACAGGCCCGCCCCTGGCGAAGTACTTCGCGACTTCCGGGTCCGTCGTGAACGACATCACCGACCTCGGCCCGTACGCCTGCTGCATGTCCGTACCGAATTCGGAGTGCGCGTGAGCGAGTGCGTCGGGACCGCCCCACTCCGCGAGGGCGGAGGCGTGTGCCTCCTGCGACACCCGGAGCGCGTCCTCGACCGAGCCGCCCTCATAGAAGGCACGCTGGGCCGCCTCGCTCATCAGCAGGCCGGTCTCGTCCGCGATGCTGGTCTCGGCCATTCGGTCTGTACCCCGGTAGACCGCGACAGGCTCGTCGCAGGGCGCGAGCCCCAGCGGGTCGGCCCGAGCGTGCGGGTTGTGGACGTACGTCGTGGGGTTGGGCGCCGGTGTCAGCCCGAGGGGGTCGCAGGTGAGATAGCGCGCGGTCTCCGGGTCGTAGTGGCGGAAGTAGTTGTAGTGAAGGCCGGTTTCGGGGTCGTAGTACTGGCCGGGGAAGCGGAGTGGGGTGTAGGTGCTGCTGTTCGAGGCCCACGTGGTCGTCCCCCACAAGGTGCTGCGCGTGCGCCAGGCGACCCGGCCCTGTTCGTCCACGAGTTCGCTCGGTGTGCCGACGAGGTCGGTGACGATGGCGAAGAAGCGGGAGTCGGTCTCTTCCTGCGAAGCGCCGTCCGCGGTGAAGCGCTCCGTCTGGCTGATGGGGTGGAGGCCCAGGTGGTCCCAGGTGAGGGTGACGGGGCTGGGCAGATCGGCCGACTCCGTGGTCTGTTCGCAGAGCGTTGTGCCGTCCCAGGTGAACACCACGCGTTCGACGACGGTTTCGCCGTCATCGGCCAGGCGGAGCTTGGCCGTACGGCGGCCCAGGGGATCGTAGGCGTAGATCCAGCGGGTGCCGTCGGGAGTCGTCACCGACGTCAGGCGATCCTCGGCATCCCACTCATAGCGCCAGGTGTCCGGTCTGCGGGACAGACGTGTCTTCCGGCGCAGGACTGTGCGGCCGAGGGCGTCGTGTTCGTAGCGGACGTCGCCCGCCCTGGTGAGGCGAGTGCCCGCGTACGCACGCGGGCCCGTCGCCTCTTGACCGGGGTGGCCCTCCGGCCAGCGGGCCTCCGTCTGGTTGCCCGCCTCGTCGTAGGCGTACCGCTCGGTCCAGTCCGCGGCCCGCACCGCCGTCACCCGGCCCACCGTGTCCAGCTCGAAACGGCGCGGACCGGAGAGACGGTCGTCGACGCCGGTCACATTGCCGTCGGCACGATAGGTGTACGTGCGGTGCTGGACCGGGATGCCGGACGCTCCGGCGACGGACTGGCTCGTCAGGCGGCCGAGCGGGTCGAAGGTATGCGCCAAAGTCACCGCATCGCCGACCCGACGTTCCAGTTCGCGGCCCGCCACGTCGTACGTGAAGTCGATGGCATGGCCCTCCACTGTCATCCCGGTGCGCCGCCCGGCGGCGTCGTACGCCCATGTCGTCGTCGCACCGGTCGGAGTGGTGCGACCGGTGCGCCGTCCCACATCGTCATAGGTGTACGTCAGTTCCCGGCCGTCGACCGCCTCCGAGCGCACCCGTCCGAAACGGTCCCGCAGCACAGTCACCGTCGTACGGTCGGGACCCGTCGCCTGCGCGAGCCGGTCCGTCAGGTCGTAGGCGTACTCCGTGGCCTGGCCGGCCGCGTTCTTGCGCACCACCTGGCCCATCTCGTTGCGCTCGTACGTCACCGTCTGTCCCAGCGCGTTCGTTCGCGTGGCCAGACGCCCTGCCGGGTCGTGCGTGTACGTGAGGGAACGGTCGTCGAAGTCCGTCTCCGCGAGGAGACGCCCGGCAGCGTCGTACTCGTAGCTCCACGACAAGCCCTGTGGGTTGGTGACCCTCGTGGTGCGCAGTTCGGTGTCGTGCTCGAATTCGTGGCGAACCCCGTCCGGCCCTGTGCGGGCCCTGAGCAGGTCGAAGTGGGTGTACTCGAAGGACGAGGTGGCGCCCGTCGCGTCGGTGTGGGTGAGCTGGTTGCCCTCGCCGTCGTAGGTCCACGACTCGGTGCTGCCGTCCGGCGCGGTACGGAGCGCGGGTCTGCCCTCGACGGTCCACGTC
It includes:
- a CDS encoding chitinase — its product is MWAGAVTAALALSVAGTGQASAADVNNAKNAGFESGLNNWTCSAGSGTAVSSPVHGGSAALRATPAGQDNARCTQTVAVKPNSTYTLSAWVQGGYAYLGATGTGTTDVSTWTPDSASWKQLTTTFSTGASTTSVTVYTHGWYGQAAYYADDLSVYGPDGGGGGDPAPTIPGAPAGLNVSGTSSSSVSLAWNTVSGATGYNVYRNGTKVTAVSGTSATVTGLAASTSYSFQVTATNAAGESAKSAAVTGTTTATGTGGGTVPQHAVTGYWQNFNNGATVQKISAVSSQYDIIAVAFADATTTPGAVTFNLDSAGLGGYTVDQFKADIKAKQAAGKKVIVSVGGQNGTVSINDTTSATNFANSVYSLMQTYGFDGVDIDLENGLNPTYMTQALRSLAAKAGSSLVLTMAPQTIDMQSTSNGYFQTALNVKDILTVVNMQYYNSGSMLGCDGKVYSQGSVDFLTALACIQLEGGLAPSQVGLGLPASTSGAGSGYVSPTVVNNALDCLTKGTGCGTFKPSKTYPGLRGAMTWSTNWDATAGNAWSNAVGPHVHALP
- a CDS encoding Imm50 family immunity protein yields the protein MPADWTRLLASEEFLGPQYAGSLPPPEACDLFYVHIDERENSVTLGFDTRNFPSSPAPEWEEKGLNAFEFYLVFAGVERLRVTGWGAGEARAIDLASVEGGGFRVLLGTESSGIAFRAETLRLAKTRAYLASDSP
- a CDS encoding Imm50 family immunity protein, which produces MTIEDHLVNPDMLRSLYGHPLDWSRVRIRSINLDWRGPTVALRVDLPAFPDVPPTEWIEAGADTVQCQLQFLAVEDIRLTEWTPPAVGSLDVAPRGAERRMRVTFRGGGVKVEFESNESVRIGHVSAFASHPDGSDDGPHLFLSKVDARRFSALPATHEKTFYAR